The following DNA comes from Chloroflexota bacterium.
ATTGCGATTGCCGGAAATCACTGCCGCCGCGACAAGATTGTTCTCGTTGATCGCTTTCGAAACCGGGTCGGGCAAGGGACCCGAATTACCGATACAAACTGTGCAGCCGTACCCGGTCGTGTAAAATCCCAGCTTTTGCAAGAACGGCGTGAGACCGGCTTTGTCGAGATATTCGGTCACGACCTTGGAACCGGGCGCGAGCGATGTTTTGACGTGCGGCTTGACGGTCAAGCCGGCTTCGACCGCTTTTTTCGCGAGCAAGCCCGCGCCGATCATCACCGATGGGTTGCTTGTGTTCGTGCAAGACGTGATGCCAGCCAGCACAACCGCGCCGTGAGAAATTTCGGATTTTCGGTTTTCTATTTTCGATTGCGCATCCCAGGTCACTGGCACGGTCTTGCCTGCCTCAGTATCCGACAAACCGTACCCGCGTTCTTTGACCGGCGCGGTCAACGATTTACGCAACGCGGTTTTCAAATCGCGCAACGCGACGCGATCTTGCGGACGTTTCGGTCCGGCGAGACTCGGCTCGACCTCTGCGAGATTGAGTTCGAGCGTATCGGTGAACACGGGATCGGGCGTCGCGTCGGTACGATACAAGCCCTGCTCTTTCGCGTATCGTTCGAGCAAGTCCGCTGATTTCGCGCGACCGGTCGCGCGCAAGTACCGAATCGTTTCGGCATCCGTCTGGAAAAAGCCCATCGTCGCGCCATAATCGGGCGCCATGTTCGCAATCGTCGCGCGATCGGGCAACGAAATGTTCGACAAGCCCGTGCCGTAAAATTCGACGAACTTGTCCACGACGCCTTTTTTGCGAAGCATCTGCGTCACGGTCAATGTGAGATCGGTCGCGGTCACACCATCGCGCAGCGCGCCGTGCAGTTTGAACCCGACGACCTGCGGTGTGACCATGTAGTACGGCTGACCCAGCATCACCGCTTCGGCTTCGATACCGCCGACGCCCCAACCCAGGACGCCGAGACCGTTGATCATCGTCGTGTGCGAATCGGTGCCGACGACGGTATCGGGATACACCACGCCCTCACGCGTGAGCACACCTTGCGCGAGATATTCGAGGTTGACCTGGTGGATGATGCCGGTCGCCGGCGGGACGACGCGCAGATTCTCGAACGCTTGTGAACCCCAACGCAAAAATTCGTACCGCTCGCGATTGCGCTCGAATTCGAGTTGCGCATTTTTCTGCAACGCGTCCCCGTTGCCAAAATAATCTACTAGCACCGAGTGATCAATCACTAAATCCACCGGGACGAGCGGATTGATTTTCTTCGCATCCCCGCCGAGCCGCTTGACCGCGTCGCGCATCGCGGCAAGGTCAACGACGCACGGCACGCCGGTGAAATCTTGCATGATGACGCGCGCCGGCATAAACGGCAGTTCGCCGAGTGTGGGATTTTTTGCGTCCCAGTGCGCGAGCCGGGTCACATCGTCTTGGGTAACTAGAAAACCATCGCACGTTCGCAAAACGTCTTCGAGCAGAATGCGAATTGAAAATGGCAAGCGCGCCAGGTTGCTGACGATACCGGCTTTTTCCAGCCGGTCAAGCCGGTACAAGACGAGTCCGGTATCGAATGTCGCACGCGCGCCAAACGGATCGGTCAAGCGTTGACTAGTCATTCTCCATCTCCCAATCGTTTAGATGTTGGAATTTGGAAATTGGAAGTGGATAATTGGAAATTGGTAACTGGAGACCGCTCCAGTCTCCGAATTCCATCATCCAATTTCCAACCTCCACCTTCCAATTTCCAAAACATTATACTCTGATTTTTTTGCGCGGCAAGAGCAAGACGCCCTTGCCCGGCACTTGTCCATCGCCCACAAATTTGGTAGAATCTGCTCTCCCGATGCTCCGCGCAAATCATTGCGGGATAGACGAGGTAATCACAATGAAAAATAGATATACCAATCTGGCGCGACACATTCTATCGCGCGCAATTTTGTTTTCCGTACTCACGCTCCTGCTTGCGGCGTGCGCCGGACAACCGACGAGCGCACCCGCGCCACAAGCGACGGCGATTGTGCAACCGACGAGCGTACCGGCACCACAGGCGACCGCGACCACGCGACCGACAAACGCGCCGTCCACTGCCGCGCCAGCGGCAACGCAACCCGCGCCGACCCAGTCCTCCGCGGCGCGCGACGTTGTGCCAACCCCGGTGTGTCGCGGCACACTCGAAGCCACACCGGCGCAGACCGAAGGTCCGTACTACAAACAGAATCCGCCCGAACGCGCGACGCTCACCGAACCTGGGACGACCGGCACAAAAATCCTGGTCATCGGGTACGTGCTTTCGACGGATTGCAAACCGATCGCGCGCGCGCGCGTGGACTTTTGGCAAGCGGATGACAAGGGCGAGTACGACAATTCGGGGTACAAATATCGCGGCTATCAATTGACAGACAACGCGGGACAGTATCGTCTCGAAACCGTGTTGCCCGGCTTGTATCCTGGTCGCACGCGGCACATTCACGTCAAGGTGCAAGCGCCGAACCAACCCGTGATCACCACGCAAATCTATTTCCCGAACGAAGCCGGCAATGCGCGCGACTCGATCTACAATCCCAAACTTCTCGTCGCGATGCAAGACACAAGCGTGGGCAAGGTGGCGACGTTCAACTTTGTGGTGAATGTGAAGTAGAATTCCTGGGGCGCGCAACCGAAAACGCAAGTAACTCAGCCACGCTGTATTTCAACCACAGAGATCACAAAGGTCACACAGTTCTGGCTTATTATTCCCTCTTTGCTCTCTGTGCGCTATGCGTCTATAGTAGGTTTGAGTTACGAGCGAAACCAGCAGAAAGCTGGGTACGCGCTGTCATACGTTGGGTGGGCGTCAAGTTTTTGGGTGGTGAAGAAACCTTGCGAAGGTTGAACGGCAATCCTATTTGATTTGTCGTCGAAATCTTCGCAAGGTTGAGTGTTCCAAAATTTTGACGCACACCCTCATACGTTTCGCCTCTTGCGCGTTCTCCCCGCGTCGTGTAGAATACCGGCATCATGTCCGACATCTTTTACGACCTCGAAACGAAAGAGCTGCTCGACACGAGCAATCCCGACCAGGACGCGGCGATTCGGGTGTTGCGTCTTTCGGTCGGCGCGACATGGTGCGCGTGCCACGACGCGCAATTTTTTCGTACCACCGCGCCGCTCACCGAGCATTTGCTCGCGCACACGCGCATCGTCGGTTTCAACATTCTGCGCTTTGACAACACCGTGCTCGCGTGGTCGCCCGAACGTCCCGTCCACGAAAAGATTGATCCCGTCTCCGGCAAACGCATCATCGAAAAACCATTGCCCGATGCGCCGGAAGATTTGAAAAAACTACTCGACTCGCGCAGTTTCGATTTGCAAGCCGATCTCGAAAATCGGCTGGGACATCGCGTCTCGCTCGCCGCGCTCGCCGAGGCGACGCTCGGCAAAGAAAAGAGCGCGACCGCCGCGCAAGCCGTCGTGTGGAATCGCTTTGCCGCGATCCTGCGCGACAAGTGGTCGCTCGCGCTGCTCGATGTTGGCGATCAAGAGGGCGCGCAACGCGTTAACGAACTGGGTCGGTGGTTCCAAGAACGGCTCGAAGAGTACTGCCTGCAAGACGCGTTGCTCGTGAAAAAACTTTTCGAGTACGCCATCGCGAACAAACGCGTCGCGTTCATTGACTTTGAGGGCGAACGACGCGCGGTCAAAGTACAATGGAAATAATTTTGGATTTTGGATTTTGGATTGCGCGGTCAATCCGAAATCGAAAATCGAAAATAACAAGCACGTCGAAAGCAAACTGTGATTCCATCTACTTTTCCTGAACCGAAACCGATCGGCGACATCGCGCGCGCAATGGGTTTGTCGGACGAAGAGCTTTTTCCGTATGGCAAATTCAAAGCGAAAATTTCGCTCGATGCGCTCACCCGCTTCGCCGATCAACCGAACGGCAAGTACGTCGTCGTCACTTCGATGACGCCGACGCCGCTGGGCGAAGGCAAAACGACGACAACCGTCGGTCTCGCGATGGCGTTGAATCGCGTGGGACAGCGCGCAGCAGTATGTATGCGTCAGCCGTCGCTCGGACCAGTGTTCGGCGTCAAAGGCGGCGGCACCGGCGGCGGTCACGCGCGCGTTCTGCCGATTGACGACATCAACTTGCATCTCACCGGCGACACACACGCGGTCGCGATGGCGCACAACCTGCTCGCGTCATTCCTCGACAATCATTTATATCAAGGCAACGCGTTCGATATTGATCCATTCTCGATCACTTGGCCGCGCGTGCTCGATATGAACGATCGCGCACTGCGCCACGTCGCGATCGGTCTGGGCGGACGCGAGGGTGGTGTACCGCGCGAAACGAACTTTGATCTGGCGGTGTCGAGCGAAGTGATGGCGACGCTCGCGCTGGCGGCTTCCCGCATTGATTTACGCGCGCGCCTGGGTCGCATCGTCGTCGGCATGACACGTGCCGGGAAACCGGTGACCGCCGATGATCTGCAATGCGCCGGCGCGATGGCGGCATTGTTGCGCGACGCGATCCAGCCCAACCTCCTACAAACCATCGAACACACACCGGCGTTGATTCACACCGGACCGTTTGGCAGTATCGCACATGGCAACAACTCGGTGCTCGCCGATCACATCGCGTTGAAACTGAGCGATTACGTCATCACGGAATCGGGTCTGGGTTCGGAACTGGGCATGGAAAAATTTTTCGACATCAAGTGCCGTTATTCCGGCTTGACGCCAAACGCCGTCGTCCTGGTTGCGACGACGCGCGCGCTCAAGATGCACGGCGGCGCGGGCACGGTCGTCGCCGGGAAACCTCTGCCCGATGAATTAACCAAGGAAAATTTGCCGGCGCTCGAACGCGGTTGCGCCAATCTGATCAAGCACATCGAGAACGCGTTGTGGTTCGGCGTGCCGGTCGTCGTCGCGGTGAATCGGTTCGAGCATGACACCGAACGCGAAATCGCGATGGTCGAAAAAATCGCGCGCGAGTCCGGCGCGGAAGGCGCGTTCGTGTCGGATGCGTACTCGCGCGGCGGCGCGGGCGCGATCTCGCTCGCCGAGGCGGTCGTGCATGCGTGCAAAAAACAAGCGCAGTTCAAATATCTGTACGCGCTCGAATTGCCGATCAAGGAAAAAATCGAACGTATCGTAGATCGGATGTACGGCGGAGAGGGTGTCGAGTATACGCCGATAGCAGAACAAAAAATTAAACAGTACACCGAACTAGGTTTGGGTACACTGCCGATTTGCTTGGCAAAGACGCACCTCTCGCTTTCGCACGACGAAAAACTCAAAGGTCGTCCGCGTCGGTTCCGCATCCCGGTGCGCGACGTTCGCATCGCGGCGGGCGCGGGTTATCTTGTCGCGATGGGCGGCGATGTGCGCACGATGCCGGCATTGCCGCGCGTTCCGGCTGGAACTCACATAGACGTGGACGAACATGGCAACATCAGCGGAATGCACTAGCCGATGGAAGAAAAAACATTTTTCCTCGACCTGCTCCACTTTGGCACTGGCACGCAAGCCATCAACTATTTTGTGTTTTGCTTTTTTGCCATTTTAGGTGTGATTCAGGGCGTCGCGGCGCATTATCAACGCCGCGATTTGATGTGGTTGGACATCAACCTGGGTTACGCGCTTGGCGCGGCGATGATCGTCTGCGGTTTCGGGTGGTTCTTTACGACCGACCAGGAAATTTTCATCCCCGCGCTCGCGGGCGGCGAATTTTTCGCGCTGTTCGTCGGCGCGGTGATCCTGGCGGTGCCGACCACACGCGTCGTCGCCTTCGCGTTGGCGCGTCTCCGCGCGTTCGCGCCGGCGCCCAAACCGACCCGCGAGAAAGAGCCGACGGGATGAGTCTCGACGTTTGGCTGTTTCATCTGATCAACGATTTCGTCGGCGCGATCCCGTTGATGGATTGGCTCGCGCGCGCGCTCGTCAACGACCATGCGGTACCGACGACGATGGCGCTCATCGCGATCGGGGTCTGGTTTTCCGGCGCAACTGAAGAAGAACGCGCGCGCAATCGCCGCGCGGTCATTTTCATCGCGCTGGGTATTTTATTTACGAACGCGCTCATCAAGGATTTGTCGTACGTCTATTTTCGTCCGCGCCCATTTGCCACTGAACCGGTAAAACTACTTTTCTATCGTCCATCCGTTTCGTCGTTTCCCAGCATCCCCATCGCGACGGCATTCTGTTTCGCGGCGGGCGCGTGGTACACAAATCGGCGCCTCGGCATCGCACTCGGAATCCTGGGGATGTTGTTCGCGTGGTCGCGCGTGTACGCCGGCGTGCATTATCCGAGCGATGTCATCGCAGGCGCGGCGCTCGGCGCGGGCATCACGACGATTGTCACACGTCTACGTTTCATCTTCGACCCGATCGCGGATTTCGGCATCCGCTTCGCACAACGCCTGGGTTTAACCTAAAAGGAATCCAGGTCTCTCGAAGAAACCTGGATTCTGGCGAAGCGTACTATTCAACACCAAGGAGGTTTCAATGTCGAACCGAATCCTGGTTACTCCTCCCGGACCTCAAGCCCAAGCCATTCTCGAACGCGACGCGCGTGTATTGTCACCCTCGTACGCGCGCGATTACGGATTCGTGATGGAACGCGGACTCGGCGCGGAGGTCTGGGATGTAGACGGCAATCGCTACATTGATTTCTGCGCGGGCATCGCGGTCAATTCGACCGGGCATTGTCATCCGGAAATCGTGAAAGCGATTCAGGCGCAAGCCGAAAAATTCATCCACATCTCGTCCGACTTTTATCACGATGTGATGGTACGCGTCGCCGAGCGCATTGACGAGATCGCGCCGATGAAAGAAGCTGTGACTGTCTTCCTCGCCAATTCCGGCACCGAATCGGTTGAAGCCGCGTTGAAACTCGCGCGCTATGCGACGGGACGCCGCCAGTTCATCGGATTCCTGGGGGCGTTCCACGGACGCTCGATGGGTTCGCTCTCGTTCACCGCGAGCAAAGCGCGCCAGCAAGAACGCTTTTTCCCGACGATGCCCGGCGTGTGGCACGTGCCCTTCCCCGACCCGTATCGTCCCGTGTTTCCGATTCCGCCCGGCGGCGACATTGGCGATGCCGTGGTGGATTACATCGAGAACGTCCTATTCCCCGAAGCATTGCCACCCGACGAAGTCGCAGCGGTACTCGTCGAACCGATCCAGGGCGAAGGCGGATACATTGTGCCACCGCCGAATTTCTTTCCGCGTCTGCGCGCGTTGTGCGACAAGCACGGCATCTTGTTGATCGTAGACGAAGTTCAAGCCGGCGTCGGTCGCACCGGCAAGTGGTGGGCGATTCAACATTGGAATGTCGAGCCGGATATTGTGTGCATCGCGAAAGGCATCGCGAGCGGCGTGCCGATGGGTGCGATGGCGGCGCGTAAATCGGTCGGCGCGAAATGGAAACCCGGCGCGCACGGCAACACGTACGGCGGCAATCCGATCGCGTGCGTCGCCGCGCTTAAAACGCTCGAACTCGTCGAACGCGAGTACATGCAAAACGCAACGACGATGGGTGCGTACATGTTCGACGCGTTGTGCGAAATGCAGGCGCGGCACCCCAGCGTTGGTCAGGTACGCGGCAAGGGACTGATGATCGGCGTCGAACTCGTCAAGGACCGCGCGACGAAAGAACCGGCGCGCGCGATGCGAACGCAGTTGGTACACCGTTGTTTCGAGCGCGGCTTGCTCACACTGGGTTGCGGGCAAAGCACAATGCGCTTTATGCCCGCGTTGATGATCGGCAAGGATTTGGTGGAAGAAGGACTCGGAATTTTCGAGAAGGCATTGACGGAAGTGGAGTAGAAGGGGTGCTTGCTCAATGTGCCCTCTTTAGGTATAATGTGGACACATTGGACGGGAGGGAAAATGGCGCAAACAACCGTCGGTATTCGCGAACTGAAAGAACAACTCGCCAGATACATCCGCCAAGTTAAAGCCGGCAACACACTCGTCATCACCGAACGTGGCAAACCAGTCGGGCGCATCGTGCCGGTCAAATCGTCCACCGAGGAGCGGATGCAGGAATTGATCAAAGCCGGTGTGATCGAGTGGAGCGGGCGAAATCTGAAACCGGCAAAACCGAGCGCGCGCCTGCGCGGTACAAAAACACTATCCGATCTCGTGCTAGAAAATCGCGATTGAACAGAGCCATCAGATGTTTCTTTACCTTGATACTAGCGCATTAGTCAAACGGTACGTGATTGAAGCAGGAACAGCTGAGGTAAACCAAGCCACCGCACGCGCCGAGACCAATGGTACGGTTACAATAACCCGAGTTGAAGTAGTAGCGGCGCTTGCCAAAGCCGTCCGAATCGGCGCGTTAGAACAAACGGTGGCGCTTTCAAATCTTCAAAAATTTAGAAACGAATGGAGCGATTTGACGCGTATCCATGTCACAGATCATCTTGTGATGCGCGCCGACACACTGGCGTGGGAACACCACTTGCGCGGCTATGACGCTGTTCACCTCGCCGCGGCGCTCGTGTGGCAGGAGGGCTTGGGCGCGACGGTAACCATAGCAACTTTCGACCAATCACTCTGGCTCGCCGCACAAAAAGAAGGACTGGCTCCTTTCCCGGCTGATCTCCCGCTTGACACCAAGACAACAAAACGCAAAATAAAAAAATAAATCCGTAAGGGAGACAAGGGGCGAACGAGACACCTGCTTGTCTCCTTTTTATTTTTCACCGAGATGGCTAACTCAATCACTCTCCTCAACATCCGCATTGACAACGTAACGTACGCCGAGGCGATGGCGCGCGTCGAACTATTTTTGCGCGAACCTGGGTTACACCATATCGCGACTGTGAATCCGGAATTCGTCGTAATGGCACAGACCGACGCGGAATTCGCGCGCGTGTTGAACGCGACGGCGCTCAACACGCCGGATGGCGTTGGCTTGCTTTGGGCAGCGCGGCGAATGGGTGCGCCATTTCGTGAACGCGTCGCCGGTCAAGACTTGATGGATCGAATCTGCGCGCTCGCAGCGGAACGTGGCGAGCGTGTGTTTCTGCTCGGCGCGCGCGCGGGAATCGCGGAGCGCGCCGCGCAAGCCCTCGCCGCGAAACATCCGCGTTTGCAAATTGCGGGATGCTACGCGGGTTCGCCCGCGCCTGCCGAGGACGAAGCAATCACGCGACGCATCAATGAATCGCGTGCGCGAATCCTGTTCGTGGCGTACGGTCCACCGAAGCAAGAGTTGTGGATCGCGCGCAACGCCTCGCTCCTGCCCGGCGTTGCGCTTGCGATGGGTGTCGGCGGGACATTCGATACGCTCGCCGGCATCGTGCCGCGCGCGCCGCGCTGGATGCGCGAAGCAGGATTCGAGTGGACGTATCGTTTGGTGCGGGAACCGCGGCGCATCAAACGACAACTTGCGATTCCGTACTTTATGTGGCTCATTGTCACTCACAAGTCGCGCAACAAAATAACCCGAGTCGCGTAATAAAAAATCGCGTGGCGGACTATGCTCCAACCACGCGACCAACTGACCACACGACTAACTCGCCACAAACTTGTACCCCTGCCCGCGCACCGTCAACAAACGTTGCGGCTTGCTAGCATTGTCTTCGATCTTTTCGCGCAGCCAACGAATATGCACGTCGAGTGTCCGCGTGTCGCCCAGATAATCCGTTTCCCAGACTTCGCGCATCAACATTTTACGCGTGACGATTTGTCCCGCTTTAGCGATAAACAGTTTGATCAAAATAAATTCTTTCGGCGTCAACGAAAAACGTTTATTGCCGCGCGTCAGTTTGTGCTTTTCCACATCAATCGTGAGTCCGGCCGCCTTGAGCAAACGCGGCGGCTTGTTCTCCAACACCGTTTTGACGCGCGCGAGCAACTTTTTCCCAGATACGGGTTTTTGTACGACCGCAATCGGCGTCAAGGCAGAATCTATTTTGGCGCTCGCCGCGGCAATCGCGATGAGCGGCGCAGAGGACTCGCTCTTGACCTTGCGGCACACGGCTTTGCAATTGATGCGCGAGGCGACATCCACGACCAGAATATCGAGCCGATGCGCTTTGGCTTGCGCCACCGCTTGTCGTCCGCTCGTCGCAGTATATACCGTGAATTCTTTTTTGTTGAACAGATTCGCGTATGATACGACCGCGGTTTTATCGCTAGCCACGATCAAGATAGATGAAGGCATCTCACTTTCTCCGGAGCGCACACGAACTCACCGGTATTATACTCAAGTTTCTTAAGATTGGCAATCGCGTATAGAATTTTTGATTTTGATTTTCGATTTTGGATTTTGGATTGGACCTATAACGCCACATCCGCAAATCCAAAATCGGAAATCGGAAATCGGAAATCAGAAATTTCAAATTGACCTTTCATCTTGACGATGCTATAATCCGCGCGCATGAATACATACATCATCCTACCCACCTACAACGAAGCGCAGAATCTTGAGCCGATGATTCGCGCGCTCCTGGCTTTGCCTCTCGATCCATTGCATATCCTTGTAGTGGACGACCATTCACAAGATGGCACTGGTCAAATCGCCGAACGCTTGAGCGAACAGCACCGCGACCAGGTCTCCGTCATGCACCGTCCGGGAAAACTGGGGCTGGGCACTGCGTACGTCACGGGTTTCAAATGGGCGCTCGCGCACAATGCGGATTGCATTATTCA
Coding sequences within:
- the acnA gene encoding aconitate hydratase AcnA — translated: MTSQRLTDPFGARATFDTGLVLYRLDRLEKAGIVSNLARLPFSIRILLEDVLRTCDGFLVTQDDVTRLAHWDAKNPTLGELPFMPARVIMQDFTGVPCVVDLAAMRDAVKRLGGDAKKINPLVPVDLVIDHSVLVDYFGNGDALQKNAQLEFERNRERYEFLRWGSQAFENLRVVPPATGIIHQVNLEYLAQGVLTREGVVYPDTVVGTDSHTTMINGLGVLGWGVGGIEAEAVMLGQPYYMVTPQVVGFKLHGALRDGVTATDLTLTVTQMLRKKGVVDKFVEFYGTGLSNISLPDRATIANMAPDYGATMGFFQTDAETIRYLRATGRAKSADLLERYAKEQGLYRTDATPDPVFTDTLELNLAEVEPSLAGPKRPQDRVALRDLKTALRKSLTAPVKERGYGLSDTEAGKTVPVTWDAQSKIENRKSEISHGAVVLAGITSCTNTSNPSVMIGAGLLAKKAVEAGLTVKPHVKTSLAPGSKVVTEYLDKAGLTPFLQKLGFYTTGYGCTVCIGNSGPLPDPVSKAINENNLVAAAVISGNRNFEGRVHAQIKANFLASPPLVVAYALAGTTDINLETEPLGAGKDSKPVFLRDIWPSQKEIADTIASSVDSTMFTKTYANVFDGNPMWNAIPVSGGDAYEWNSNSTYIQNPPFFADLKPDLKPLSEIRNARVLGIFGDSITTDHISPAGGIAKNSPAGKYLIEHGVTPEDFNQYGTRRGNHEVMMRGTFANIRLKNLLLGGEEGGNTLHFPDGAKIPMYDAAMKYIAENVPLVVIAGKEYGTGSSRDWAAKGVALLGIKAAIAESFERIHRGNLIGMGVLPMQFKPGESAATYNLTGREVISVLGISDNIKSRQELRVEAKREDGTTVAFNVIARLDTPVEVEYYKNGGILQTVLRNLMKA
- a CDS encoding dioxygenase; this encodes MKNRYTNLARHILSRAILFSVLTLLLAACAGQPTSAPAPQATAIVQPTSVPAPQATATTRPTNAPSTAAPAATQPAPTQSSAARDVVPTPVCRGTLEATPAQTEGPYYKQNPPERATLTEPGTTGTKILVIGYVLSTDCKPIARARVDFWQADDKGEYDNSGYKYRGYQLTDNAGQYRLETVLPGLYPGRTRHIHVKVQAPNQPVITTQIYFPNEAGNARDSIYNPKLLVAMQDTSVGKVATFNFVVNVK
- a CDS encoding formate--tetrahydrofolate ligase — translated: MGLSDEELFPYGKFKAKISLDALTRFADQPNGKYVVVTSMTPTPLGEGKTTTTVGLAMALNRVGQRAAVCMRQPSLGPVFGVKGGGTGGGHARVLPIDDINLHLTGDTHAVAMAHNLLASFLDNHLYQGNAFDIDPFSITWPRVLDMNDRALRHVAIGLGGREGGVPRETNFDLAVSSEVMATLALAASRIDLRARLGRIVVGMTRAGKPVTADDLQCAGAMAALLRDAIQPNLLQTIEHTPALIHTGPFGSIAHGNNSVLADHIALKLSDYVITESGLGSELGMEKFFDIKCRYSGLTPNAVVLVATTRALKMHGGAGTVVAGKPLPDELTKENLPALERGCANLIKHIENALWFGVPVVVAVNRFEHDTEREIAMVEKIARESGAEGAFVSDAYSRGGAGAISLAEAVVHACKKQAQFKYLYALELPIKEKIERIVDRMYGGEGVEYTPIAEQKIKQYTELGLGTLPICLAKTHLSLSHDEKLKGRPRRFRIPVRDVRIAAGAGYLVAMGGDVRTMPALPRVPAGTHIDVDEHGNISGMH
- a CDS encoding phosphatase PAP2 family protein; the protein is MSLDVWLFHLINDFVGAIPLMDWLARALVNDHAVPTTMALIAIGVWFSGATEEERARNRRAVIFIALGILFTNALIKDLSYVYFRPRPFATEPVKLLFYRPSVSSFPSIPIATAFCFAAGAWYTNRRLGIALGILGMLFAWSRVYAGVHYPSDVIAGAALGAGITTIVTRLRFIFDPIADFGIRFAQRLGLT
- a CDS encoding acetyl ornithine aminotransferase family protein, giving the protein MSNRILVTPPGPQAQAILERDARVLSPSYARDYGFVMERGLGAEVWDVDGNRYIDFCAGIAVNSTGHCHPEIVKAIQAQAEKFIHISSDFYHDVMVRVAERIDEIAPMKEAVTVFLANSGTESVEAALKLARYATGRRQFIGFLGAFHGRSMGSLSFTASKARQQERFFPTMPGVWHVPFPDPYRPVFPIPPGGDIGDAVVDYIENVLFPEALPPDEVAAVLVEPIQGEGGYIVPPPNFFPRLRALCDKHGILLIVDEVQAGVGRTGKWWAIQHWNVEPDIVCIAKGIASGVPMGAMAARKSVGAKWKPGAHGNTYGGNPIACVAALKTLELVEREYMQNATTMGAYMFDALCEMQARHPSVGQVRGKGLMIGVELVKDRATKEPARAMRTQLVHRCFERGLLTLGCGQSTMRFMPALMIGKDLVEEGLGIFEKALTEVE
- a CDS encoding type II toxin-antitoxin system prevent-host-death family antitoxin, which codes for MAQTTVGIRELKEQLARYIRQVKAGNTLVITERGKPVGRIVPVKSSTEERMQELIKAGVIEWSGRNLKPAKPSARLRGTKTLSDLVLENRD
- a CDS encoding type II toxin-antitoxin system VapC family toxin, whose translation is MFLYLDTSALVKRYVIEAGTAEVNQATARAETNGTVTITRVEVVAALAKAVRIGALEQTVALSNLQKFRNEWSDLTRIHVTDHLVMRADTLAWEHHLRGYDAVHLAAALVWQEGLGATVTIATFDQSLWLAAQKEGLAPFPADLPLDTKTTKRKIKK
- a CDS encoding WecB/TagA/CpsF family glycosyltransferase; its protein translation is MANSITLLNIRIDNVTYAEAMARVELFLREPGLHHIATVNPEFVVMAQTDAEFARVLNATALNTPDGVGLLWAARRMGAPFRERVAGQDLMDRICALAAERGERVFLLGARAGIAERAAQALAAKHPRLQIAGCYAGSPAPAEDEAITRRINESRARILFVAYGPPKQELWIARNASLLPGVALAMGVGGTFDTLAGIVPRAPRWMREAGFEWTYRLVREPRRIKRQLAIPYFMWLIVTHKSRNKITRVA
- a CDS encoding response regulator transcription factor, producing the protein MPSSILIVASDKTAVVSYANLFNKKEFTVYTATSGRQAVAQAKAHRLDILVVDVASRINCKAVCRKVKSESSAPLIAIAAASAKIDSALTPIAVVQKPVSGKKLLARVKTVLENKPPRLLKAAGLTIDVEKHKLTRGNKRFSLTPKEFILIKLFIAKAGQIVTRKMLMREVWETDYLGDTRTLDVHIRWLREKIEDNASKPQRLLTVRGQGYKFVAS